Genomic DNA from Equus caballus isolate H_3958 breed thoroughbred chromosome 10, TB-T2T, whole genome shotgun sequence:
ACATGGGTCTCAGATCAGAGTCGCACACTTTGAGTTTGACTCCAGGCAGGATGGGACAGCTCAGCCCCACCTGGCACTCAGGGGCCAATCACTGGACTTCCCCAGAGAGGGCCAGGCCTGCTCACCTGGTGTAGTAGATCCAGGTGAGGCCATAGGTGAGGAGAAAGCCTGCCCCCATGAGCGACCCTCTGATCAGGGTGAGGACCAGGGGCCAGGAGCCCTGCTGCTCCTCAGTCACACAGCTGCAGGAAGAGGGGcttcctggggaaggggagagggggtgAAGTTCTGTCCCCAGACCCCAGTCCCTCCCACGGCCAAACACCGGACCAGGCTGCCCAGGCCAGCACCTGCCCtgcaactcactctgcacagagaGGCTGAAGGAAACATGCTGGGAGCCCAGCGGGTTCTGAGCTCGGCAGGTGAATTCCCCTCCGTCTCCGGCCCCCACCTGGGGCAGCTCCAGGACCCCGGGTGCAGAGGGCTGGGATGGGCTCAGGGCTTTTCCTTCACGGGACCAGCTCATCGTGGCAGGGGGGTTGCTGTCAGCCACGCAGACCAGGCGCAGGGACTGACCCTCCAGGACAGGCAGCGATGCGCCGTTCTTTAGGGTCTTCAGGGCTTGGGGAGAGAGGCACAGCAAGGTGGGTGGAGCCAAGAGGTCCACCTCCCCCTCACTCTTCCCACAGAGCCAGAAGGAGAAAGGTGGGGCATGTGACCAGTGCGAGGGCATGGGTTCATCATGGCTCAAGAGGCAATGACCCTGGTGGTCAGGTCAGGGTGCCAGAAAAAAGGAGGCTGAGCTGAGATGGGAAGGATGAGAAGCGGGTGGGCAGCTCACGTGGAGATGTGCCCAGAGCTGAGACAGGCTGGCAGATGAGGGAATGCACCTGTTTCTGTTACCTGCAGGGAGGACCAGGAGAACCTAACACACAACAGGGATGGGCGAGAGGCAAGTCAGATATTTTGGAGCCTTGAGTGCCAGGCTGAGGGCACTTGGTTTTCTCCTGAGATCACTGGGAAGTCATAGCAGCTGTGAGTCCAGAAAACACAGAATCAGCACTGAGTCTAGAAAGCTCCTGCTGCGCCAAGTGGGGCCTGGAATGGAGGCACAGACAGGAGGTAGGGAGGTTGAAGCAATGGTTCAGGGTCAAGGACAAACCCGGAGCTGGGTCTGGGGCCAAGGGCAAGGAGAAGAGGGAAGTAATTGAAGAAGCAAAGTCCTTGAGACTCGCTGAGTCATCGGGTGGAGCTGGTGAGAAAGACAGTTGCAGAATCTTGAGGGTTTTAGGTGAGAGAATTACAGAGAGAGAGTCCTGGAAAGCACTGTGGGAGGCCGGCagtctccatccctccctccttccacgaTCTGGTGggcatctccctctcctttcctggccCGTTGACTTGGGTCTGGGCATTTACACCCTAGGAGGTTGGCCCAGAGTGTCTGGGCCTCACACCTTCAGAGGAGGCTCCACATCCCACTGGGACACCCTTGGACTGTTTGGTGGAGGGAGAACAGAGAGTCCCACGGCTTCGGGAAATAGATTCCACGAATGCAGCAGGAATAGGACTAAGGAGGCTGGGGTGGAGCCGTAGGAGGAGAAGCACAGAGCAGTGCCATGGTGGGGCGAAATGGGCTTTGAACaaagtgtatatgtgtgtgtgtgcacatgcgtgtgcatgtgtgcagaCGTGGGCACACGGGAAGTGGGGGGAGAAGGTGGCCATTTTTATCCTTGCTTTGCCCATATCAGATCCCATTCAAGCTCTAATACCCCCTCTCTGCTCAGAGTTGGACCCAGGGGCAGGTCACAACCCCAGAGAGGAGAGGTTCTTTCCTACCTGTGACATTTCTGGAGAAGATGCTTATGGTGAGGTTCTGTGGAGCATCTGGGATAGAAAGACATAGCCCCGTTTCAGAGGTGAGGAGGGGGATGGAAGTTGAGCCTGCACCCAAGGAGGGTGGTGGAAACTGGAGAAGATGGAGGTTGCTGTTCTTCCTGCACGCTCCCCACCTGGACTCCCAGGGCTCAGATCCATGCTTGCAAGTTCGAAGCTTAGCTcaccctcactctctccctctactCTACACACACAGCCTCATCTGCCCCCAGGGACCAACCATCCCTCCAGCACTCACAGGAGATGTTGAGCTGGATGGTTCTCTCCATGGCCGCCTGTGCTCCTTGGTGTTTCACCCAACAAGTGAAGTTGGTGCCACGGTCTTGGAGCCTCGGTGTGAAGGTGAGCACTGAGGAACGGAGGGTCTTGGGGTCCAGCGAGTGAAGAGCCGTCCCCTCCCAGGAGAACATGAGAGGTCGTCCCCCTTCGCAGGACCCTGGCAGGCTGCAGGTCAGCTTTGTGGGGCGGCCAGACTCCAGAGGCTCCAGAAGGTGGATGTCAGGTTTCTGTGTCAAgtctgaggaggagaaagagagatgcCTGGGCCCCAGGGGGGTGGGGACCCAGGGTGTGACCCTGAGAGGGACCAGAGCCTCTGGGTCCAAACTGACCCTGGTCCTGTATCCCTCTGACCAGCCCAGCCCAATGCCTGGAGCAAGGAATGTTCCAATGTTCTGTCTAAGATGAGGGTCTCCACATCCCAGGCTCCTCTCCTGGGGCCCCTGCTGTACCTGTCACCAGCAAATGCAGCTTCTTATCTCTGTAACTATAGTTCACATAATGTCCTCTCTCCACTCGGAAGAAGTAGATGCCTGTATCGCTCCTCCTGGCGTCTCTGATGCTCAGGGAGCAGTTGTTGGTCCTGGGGTCCCCGAGGAGGCGGAATCGGCTCTGGGTCTCTGTATCCACTTGTTGCTCTGGGTTGTTTGTGGCCACAGGCATAGGGTAGCGCTGGTAACCCCCATCCCGGAACCAGTAGATGTAGAGTTCACCAGGGGGATTCCTCCGATCCCAGGGGTAGGAGAAGGAGCAGAGCACGAGGACACACAAACCCTCCTGCACAGTCACTGATTCTGGCAGTTGGAGCTGGTACCCTGGATACTCCTGCAGGgaccctgggggcgggggtggggggacacaGACACTCAGCTgtggctccagcccctccccctcccatgtCCATCCCTCCCCCTGGGCAACTCACCCCCccacagcaggggcagcagcagcaggggcacCATGTCTGCCCAGGCCAGAGCACAGCCCAGCTCTACTCCCTCTGTCAGGGAAGGAAATGCCCCAAATATGGGGTGGGGCCGAGGAAGCCCCAATAGGAAGGCAGTGGGTGACAGAGAGCTGTGTTCACAAAGGAAAGGGAACTGGGACACCACAGGCcatggggggaggtgggggctgagaagccatcctgtcccaccctCTCTCCCATTTTCAGATGGGACTGGGAGCTACCGAGATGGTAAGAGGCTTCTCTAGACTCATAAGCTCCCATAACTCAGTCCTTTCTTCGTGCACCATTGTCTACACAGGGTAAAGAACAGCACCCGACCAGCCCCCTGGGGATTGGAGCCTCTGGGTCTTCTGGAAGATCGAAGAGCAAATTCACTGTCATATGATGGGAGCCCTGAGGACAGGAGCCCAGGCTGAGGGTCCAGGTGACGGAGGTGTACCCCTCTGTCAGGAGAGAAGGTAAGTTCTCAGGGACAAATGCATCAGGTGGACATGACTTGGTCTACAGGAGTCATAAGAGATGTTGTCCCCACCAGTGACCCTGGGGCCTCCTGACCCCTTGAACTTGACTCCCCATTCCCATCACTGTCCTCATCCCAGGCGGCCTCAGACTCTGGCCCTGGTGTTGACGCCCAGAGCAGCCCTGAGGGCCGGCATTGGGAATGCAGAAGTTGAGTGCAAAGGAGTACTCGGGCTGGAACCCAGACCCCTCACCCACCACCTGTTCAACTTTACCaaagttactcagcctctctgtgcctcagtttgctcatctaaaAAATAGGGACACTGTTAGAAATACtgtgtgaggatcaaatgagttcaTATATGTCAAATGCTTAGGACAGTGCATGGCACTGAGTATTTGCTCATTCCACTAACGTTTCAtggacacctactgtgtgccaggccctgtttcAGAAAGGTGAGTCAAAAACTAGTCAGAGGAAAAGCATTTAATTAGGAGACTAAAATACATTGTCTCTTAGAGAAtgatatattttaaggaaaaaactgaaaacaagaaagcagaagagagatcGTTGAGGGCTGCTCAAATTTCTAAAAACATGGCTGGGGCAGGCCTCATGGAGAAAGTAACATTCAAGTAAAGACATAAAAGAAGTGAGAGAATGAGTTCTGCGGGTATCTTGGCAAAGGTGGTCCATTCTGAAGGAAAGGGGTGTTCAAAATTCCCAAGGtgcagtttgagtctgaaggcaggaaaaaaacaatgtcCCAGCTggaaggcagtcaggcaggaggagttccccTTACTCATGGGAGGGTCattctttctgttctattcaggccttcaactggttGGATGAGGCCCCCCTACATTCAGGAGTGCAATCTGTTTTACTCAATCTACTGATTTAAACATCAATCTCATCCAAAATTGCCCTCACAGAAATAGCAAGAATAATGTTTGGCTAAATGTCTGGGAATCCCATGGCCCCATCAAGTTGACAGAAATGAACCATTACACTGAGTGAGTTGTTGTAAGTGCAACAGCAATTctgatgtgtgtgttttttccacATCACCAAGGAATTAACTCCAACCTGACTCTATTTACCTAGAGATAGCTTCAGATGCCACAGGTTCAGGGCTCCAATCCCAC
This window encodes:
- the LOC100065833 gene encoding sialic acid-binding Ig-like lectin 14, translated to MVPLLLLPLLWGGSLQEYPGYQLQLPESVTVQEGLCVLVLCSFSYPWDRRNPPGELYIYWFRDGGYQRYPMPVATNNPEQQVDTETQSRFRLLGDPRTNNCSLSIRDARRSDTGIYFFRVERGHYVNYSYRDKKLHLLVTDLTQKPDIHLLEPLESGRPTKLTCSLPGSCEGGRPLMFSWEGTALHSLDPKTLRSSVLTFTPRLQDRGTNFTCWVKHQGAQAAMERTIQLNISYAPQNLTISIFSRNVTALKTLKNGASLPVLEGQSLRLVCVADSNPPATMSWSREGKALSPSQPSAPGVLELPQVGAGDGGEFTCRAQNPLGSQHVSFSLSVQRSPSSCSCVTEEQQGSWPLVLTLIRGSLMGAGFLLTYGLTWIYYTRCGGPQGAGLKA